The genomic segment GTGAAGACTTCTTGCAGCAAAATGCTTTTGATGATGTGGATACGTACACATCAAGAGAAAAACAATACGAAATGTTGGCGACTATTTTGAACTTTGAAGATGAAGCAAGAGCGGGTATGGAACTTGGTGCTTACTTTGCTGAAATTATGAAAGGTACATCAGCTGTTCGTGAACAAATCGCTAAATCTAAATACTTCCCTGAAGAACAAATCAGTAAATTTGAAGTGTTAAGAAATGACATTAAAGAGGCTATACATGAAGTTGTTTCAAAAGGAGGTATGGAAGTAGATGCTTAAAGAATATCGCACAATAAATGAAGTCGTAGGACCCTTAATGGCTGTAGAAGGCGTAGAAGGTGTAAAATTTGATGAGTTAGTTGAAATTCAAATGCAAAATGGTGAAAAAAGACGTGGACAAGTTCTTGAAATTGATGGCGATAAAGCTATGGTTCAGATTTTTGAAGGATCAAGCGGGATTAACTTGAAAGATACAAAAGTTCGCTTTCTAGGAAGACCCTTATCTTTAGATGTTTCTGAAGATATGGTTGGGCGAGTATTCGATGGAATGGGACGCGTAAATGATAATGGTCCAGAATTGATTCCTGAGAAAACATTAGATATCAATGGTGAAGCTATCAATCCAATGGCTCGTGACTATCCAGATGAATTTATTCAAACAGGTATTTCTTCTATTGACCATTTGAATACATTAGTTCGTGGGCAAAAATTGCCAGTGTTTTCTGGTTCAGGTCTGCCACACAAAGAACTAGCCGCTCAAATTGCTCGTCAAGCAACTGTAAAAAATTCGGATGAAAAATTTGCCGTTGTATTTGCAGCTATTGGAATCACTTTTGAAGAAGCCGAGTTCTTTATGGAAGACTTCCGTAAAACTGGCGCAATCGACCGTTCAGTTATGTTTATCAATTTAGCTGATGATCCAGCTATTGAGCGGATCGCAACGCCTAAAATGGCATTGACTGCAGCAGAATATTTAGCTTATGAAAAAGATATGCATGTATTGGTTATTATGACGGATATGACAAATTACTGTGAAGCATTACGTGAAATCTCAGCAGCACGACGTGAAGTTCCGGGTCGTCGTGGTTACCCTGGATATCTTTATACAAACTTGGCTACCTTATATGAACGTGCGGGTCGTCTAGTAGGAGGAAAAGGGTCAGTAACACAAATTCCTATTTTAACAATGCCGGAAGATGATAAAACTCATCCAATTCCAGATTTAACAGGTTACATCACTGAAGGTCAATTGATTTTGTCTCGTGAACTATACAATAGTGGTGTTCAACCGCCAATCGACGTATTGCCTTCTCTTTCTCGTCTAAAAGACAAAGGAACAGGTGAAGGGAAGACTAGAAAAGATCATGCAGCAACGATGAACCAATTATTTGCTGCTTACGCTCAAGGAAAACAAGCTAAAGAACTCGCAGTTGTTCTTGGGGATTCTGCCTTGTCAGATGAAGATAAAATGTTTGCAGAATTTGCGAATCGTTTTGAAAAAGAGTACGTGAATCAAGGGAACTACACAAATCGTACAATTGAAGAAACGTTGGACTTAGGATGGGAATTGTTATCTATTCTGCCACGAACTGAATTGAAACGTATTAAAGACGATATGTTAGACGAATACCTGCCGAAAGGGGAGTAAGTCTAAATGGTGAAGTTAAATGTAAATCCTACAAGAATGGAATTAGCGACATTAAAAGCAAAACTAAGTACAGCAAGTCGTGGCCATAAATTATTAAAAGATAAACAAGATGAATTAATGAGACAATTTATTTTATTAATTCGAAAGAATAACGAGTTGCGTGCAGAAGTTGAAATAAAGTTGACC from the Carnobacterium inhibens subsp. inhibens DSM 13024 genome contains:
- a CDS encoding V-type ATP synthase subunit B, whose product is MLKEYRTINEVVGPLMAVEGVEGVKFDELVEIQMQNGEKRRGQVLEIDGDKAMVQIFEGSSGINLKDTKVRFLGRPLSLDVSEDMVGRVFDGMGRVNDNGPELIPEKTLDINGEAINPMARDYPDEFIQTGISSIDHLNTLVRGQKLPVFSGSGLPHKELAAQIARQATVKNSDEKFAVVFAAIGITFEEAEFFMEDFRKTGAIDRSVMFINLADDPAIERIATPKMALTAAEYLAYEKDMHVLVIMTDMTNYCEALREISAARREVPGRRGYPGYLYTNLATLYERAGRLVGGKGSVTQIPILTMPEDDKTHPIPDLTGYITEGQLILSRELYNSGVQPPIDVLPSLSRLKDKGTGEGKTRKDHAATMNQLFAAYAQGKQAKELAVVLGDSALSDEDKMFAEFANRFEKEYVNQGNYTNRTIEETLDLGWELLSILPRTELKRIKDDMLDEYLPKGE